A segment of the Catenuloplanes nepalensis genome:
CGCCTCTGGTCACCTTCGGAACAGGGTTGCTGAGCCCACCGGCACGCCGCTAAAGTCACCACCCGTGACTGCCGGGTCGGCCTTTGGCCATTACCGGATCGGGCGCCCGGCCGGCGCGTGATCCTGCGGCGGGCCCGTGGCCCGCCTCCTCCCTGTCTGCACCTTCACGCCTCCTTCCGAGCGCCGCGAAAACAGACAGGGGATACAGCGCGCGTGTCAAACGACTTCAACAGCCGCAACATCGAGGAGTTCCGGGCCAACCGGGGCCGGATCGCGTTCTTCGGCGACGCCCGGATGCTGCTGCTCACCACGACGGGTGCCCGCACCGGGCGCCCGCACACCGTCCCGCTCGGCTACGTGCCGGACGAGACCCTCCGCCTGCTCGTGATCGGCTCCGCCGGCGGCGGTGACCGGCACCCGGCGTGGTACCACAACGTCCGGGCGAACCCGCAGGTCACGGTCGAGGACGGCATCTTCACGTACCCGGCCGTCGCCGAAGTGCTCACCGGCGAGGAGCGGGACCGGCTCTTCGCCCGGATCGTCGAGGCGCAGCCGGGATACGGCGACTACCAGCGGAACACGAAGCGGGTGCTGCCCGTGGTCGCGTTGCGCAACGCCTCGCAGGGCCCGCCGCGCGCGGGCAACTCGTTCGGCGAGACGCTCATGGCGATCCACGACTCGTTCCGGCGTGAGCTGGCGCTGGTCCGGTCCGAGGTCGCCGCCGCCGGCCCGGCGCTCGGCGCGCAACTGCGCGTCAACTGCCTGTCCGTCTGCGGCGGCCTGCACATTCACCACCGCGGCGAGGACGGCGGCATCTTCCCTGCCGTGCTGGCCCGGTCGCCCGAACTGGCCCCGGTCATCGACCGGCTCAGCACGGAGCACAAGGCGATCGCCGCGCTGATCGAGGAGCTGGAGGCCGCGGTCCGCACCGAGAACCCGCTGCCCCAGGTCGAGCGCCTGATCGACGAGTTGGAGGCGCACCTACGCTACGAGGAGGAGATGCTCGTCCCGCTCCTCTGACGCGACAATCCCGCCGGAGGCGAGAAGCGGAGACCTTCCTTCCCGCTTCCGGCGCGGGTACCTTCCGAGTGCTCCCGCGGGCACCGGTCCAACGCCACTCAGCCTAAGTCGATCACGGAGGCTCATTCAGCGCAGCGAGCTGGCGCCGCGTTGCCGCAGTTCAACGGCGTCGGCGCCACGCGCTGAACAAGCCTCACGGACTCCGACCTCCGCTTCGCGAAGCGCCCGCCGTTGTCCACGCATCCTCACCGGACCCCCTCCGTTGCCCAGCCCCTCGACCGAGAGCAAGGGCAACCCGGCCCGCTCGCGGCGATCGGGCGCTCCGCGCCCGAAACATCGCGACATCCCACCCTCCCGCACGGACCGCCAGCCCGCGCGACGCCACCACCGAGGCCTGAGTGATCAATCAGTGGAGCGAAAGAGCGATCAACTTCGATTTTTGATCTATCTTTTGCTCCACTGATTGATCACTCAGGCGCCAGGCCCGAGGCCGTCAAGAACTCCTCGCGTCGCCAGATGGGGCCGCTGGCCGCTTTGTCAGGATATTTCGGTCAAGAGGCGCCCGGACCCACAGCGGAGGGGGTACGACCCGGTCCGCCGCCGGCGACGTTCCGAGGCGTTTTACGCCCGACGGGCCGCGCCCGCCGGCTGGGTGCGAGGTAAGCGGGTGCCGGCCGCGGTGGCGGCGTCGACGACGGTGCGGCCGGCGTCGGTCGGGGAGTAGAGGACGGAGCGGCCGGCGCGGCGGCGCAGGACGAGGCCGGCGTCGAGCAGGATGCCGAGGTGCCGTCCGACGCTGCCGAGCGCGAGCCCGGTCAGCGCGACCAGCTGCGTCGTCGACTTCGGCGGGTCGAGCAGCACCAGCAGCCGCGCCCGGACCGGCCCGAGCAGCCGTGCGAGCGCGTCCGGCGCAGGGCGGGCCGGTCCGGTCTCGGCCAGCGGCGCGGACGCCGGATAGGCGATCGCATGCCGGCTGTGGTCGTGCTCGTCCCAGGACACCCAGCCGCGTCCGACCGTGACCGGCACGAACAGCAGCCGGGTGCCGAACACGTCCCGCGGCGGATACTTCGACGCGTTGACCTGCAGCCGCCCGTTGCCGAGCCAGCGCATGTCCGCCCTCAGGTCGGCGAACGCCGCGACCCAGCCGCCCTGGGTGAGCTGCCGGGTGCGGGCGACCACGTCCGCCTCCAGGATCCGCCGGCGGCGCCCCCAGTCCGGCGCGATCATCGTCTCCCACACCCATTCCAGCAGTTCCGCGAGGAGCGGCCCGGGCGCGAGTGCACCGATCGCGGACGGCAGCGCGGGCCCGCCGGTGACCCGCAGCGCGGTGGCGAGGTCGGCGCGGGCCCGGTCGTCCGGGTAGTACCGGATCAGGTCCAGTTCCTCCGCGATCGGCCGTTCCGTCTCGGCCTGCGGCGGCGCCACGAAGTCTGCCAGCCACCCCGGCCGGAACGCGGTGGCGAGCAGCAGCCGCAGGTCCGGCCGGTGCGCGATCTTCCGCCGGTACGCGTTCGCGTGCCGGTCCAGGAACTCCCGGTCGACGGGCCCGGCCACGGCGCCCTTGTGCAGGCGCAGCAGCGCGCCGGTCGTCTCGGCCCGCGCGGAGATCACGAACCGGGCACCGGCGAGCGTCTCGGTGTCGATCTGCCACCAGCTCATCGCGTATGTTTCGCCTCCCCGCGAAAGATTAACGGCCACCGCGCCCGCGTACGCAGACTGCCGATCATGCAGACGTACGGTGCGTTGTTCCGCACCCCCGAGTTCCCGCCGCTGTTCGCGGTCGCCTGCGCGGGCGCGTCCGCGTCCACGATCGGCGGGCTCGCGCTCGCCACCGTGGTCTACGCCGGCACCGGCTCGCCGCTGCTCAGCGCGCTGAGCATGTTCGGCCCGGCCGCGGCCCAGCTGCTCGGCGCCACGCTGCTGCTGTCCACGGCCGACCGGGTGCCGCCGCGCGCCGCGCTCGCCTCCGTCGCCGCACTGTCCGCGCTCTGCCTCGCCGTCCTCGCGATCCCGGGCCTGCCGCTCGCCGCCGTGTTCGCGGTGCTCGGCGTGATGGGCCTGGTCGCGTCCGTCGGCGGCGGTGTCCGGCTCGGCCTGCTCACCGAGGTGCTGCCCGCGGACGGCTACCTGCTCGGCCGGTCCGTGCTCAACATGTCCGTCGGTTCCGTGCAGATCCTCGGCTTCTCGATCGGCGGCGTGCTGCTGTCCGTGGTCCCGGCGCACGGCGTGCTGCTGATCGCGGCCGGCTGTCAGCTGCTCGGTGCCATGATCGCCGCGTTCGGCCTGCGGTCCCGGCCGCCCCGCGCGTCCGGGCGGCCGTCCGTGGCCGCGACGTGGCGGGCGAACGCGCGGCTGTGGTCGTCCGTCCCCCGCCGCTACGTGCTGGTCGCGCTGTGCGTGCCGAACGGCCTGATCGTCGGCTGCGAGGCGCTGTTCGTGCCCTACGCGCCGGCGCACGCGGGCGTCCTGCTCGCCGCGGCCGCGGTCGGCATGCTCGCCGGTGACGTCCTCGCCGGGCGGGTGCTGCCGCGCGAGTGGCGGGCGCGCGCCGGCGGGTTCCTGCGGCTGCTGCTCGCCGTACCGTATCTGCTGTTCGCTCTGGGTCTGCCGCTGTGGCTCGCGGCCGTGCTGATCGCGGTCGCGTCGGTCGGCTACTCCGGCACGCTGGTGTTGCAGGAGCGGCTGATCGCGCTGACCCCGGACGACCTGCGCGGCCAGGCGCTCGGCCTGCACTCGTCGCTGATGATCGGCATGCAGGCGGTCGGCGCCGCGATCGCCGGTGGCGCGGCCGAGCTGACCGGTTCCGCCGCGAGCGGCATCACGGTGATGGCGGTCCTCTCCATCTCGGTGACCGTGCTGGTCGCGGCCGGCCTGCGCACCCCGCTCCCGCGACCGGCCGCCGCGCACCCGTGACGGTGCTCAGGCCAGCGGCTTGGTGAGCGCGAGCTGGGTCTTGACGATCGTGTAGCCGCGCCGCTCGTAGAACCCGTGTGCCTCCGTGCGGTGCGCCCCGGACCGGACGTACACGCTGGTGGCGCCGTGCCGGGCCGCCCACCGTTCCGCGGTGGCGAGCAGCGCGGTCCCGGCACCGGACCCCTGGGCGGTGACCGCGAGCCCGCCGAGTTCCGCGCGCACACCGGCGATCAGGCTGTGCGTGATCAGGACATGGATCCAGCCGGCGACCCGGTCGGTGACCGCGACGTAGACGACGTGCCCGTTCTCCGGCAGCGCGCGCAGCCGCGCGGCGACGTCGGGCGCGGGCACGTCGTACCCCATGGCTGTGATCTGTTCTGAAAGGTCGTCGTCCACGGTCGCGAGCCGGATCGCGGGGCCGGGCCGCAGCCGCCGCGCGTGCGCCGGGAACTCCGGATAGGTCTCCTGCGCGGCCCGCACCGACGGCAACGGCGCCGGAACCCCGGCAGCCGGCGGCACCCCGGCGGCCAGCAGCGCCGCGTAGTCGTCCACGTCGGACGCGATCACCGCGGCCTCACCGTCCGCGCCGAGGTAGACGACCGGCGGGTTCGCGTCGATCAGCCACAGCGCCACACATCCGCCGGCCGCGTCCCGGGCCAGCACCCGGAACTCCGCCCCGGACACACGCGACGACGCGGTCCACGCCCGCCACCAGTCCCGCGTCCGCTCCGGCCCCCACGACACCGGCTCACAGCCGGCCGCCTCGTGCAACTCGGTCAGGCTCACAGCGCGACGGTAGTCCATCCGCACATGATCGAGGCGTCCCCCGAACATGGGAACGCCTCGATCATGGAATGTCAGGCGGTGGCGCGTTCCGCGGCCGCGACCGCGTTGCGGAACAGCATGGCGACCGTGGTCGGGCCGACGCCGCCGACCCGGGGGGTGATCGCGCCGGCGACCTCGGCGCAGCTCTCGTCGACGTCCGGCAGGATGCGGCGGCCCTCGTAGCGGACGCCGCCGCCGACCACGACCGCGCCCGGCTTGACGTGCTCGGGCTGGATGATCCCGGGCACGCCCGCGGCCGCGATCAGCACGTCGGCGCGCTGGGTGTAGCGGGCCCAGTCCGGCACGCCGGTGTGCACGACGGTGACGGCCGCGTTCGCGGTGGGACGCTTCTGCGCGAGCAGCATCGCGAGGGGCCGGCCGAGCGTGGCGCCGCGGCCGAGGATGACGACCTCGCGGCCGGCGACCGGGATGTCGTAGTGGGCGAGCAGCGCCTCGATGCCGGCCGGCGTGCACGGCAGCGGTCCGGGCAGGCCGAGCGCGAGCCGGCCCATGTTGAGCGGGTGCAGCCCGTCGACGTCCATGTCCGGGTTCATCACCTGCAGCGCCCGGTCGTAGTCG
Coding sequences within it:
- a CDS encoding nitroreductase/quinone reductase family protein, with the protein product MSNDFNSRNIEEFRANRGRIAFFGDARMLLLTTTGARTGRPHTVPLGYVPDETLRLLVIGSAGGGDRHPAWYHNVRANPQVTVEDGIFTYPAVAEVLTGEERDRLFARIVEAQPGYGDYQRNTKRVLPVVALRNASQGPPRAGNSFGETLMAIHDSFRRELALVRSEVAAAGPALGAQLRVNCLSVCGGLHIHHRGEDGGIFPAVLARSPELAPVIDRLSTEHKAIAALIEELEAAVRTENPLPQVERLIDELEAHLRYEEEMLVPLL
- a CDS encoding ArsR/SmtB family transcription factor, which codes for MSWWQIDTETLAGARFVISARAETTGALLRLHKGAVAGPVDREFLDRHANAYRRKIAHRPDLRLLLATAFRPGWLADFVAPPQAETERPIAEELDLIRYYPDDRARADLATALRVTGGPALPSAIGALAPGPLLAELLEWVWETMIAPDWGRRRRILEADVVARTRQLTQGGWVAAFADLRADMRWLGNGRLQVNASKYPPRDVFGTRLLFVPVTVGRGWVSWDEHDHSRHAIAYPASAPLAETGPARPAPDALARLLGPVRARLLVLLDPPKSTTQLVALTGLALGSVGRHLGILLDAGLVLRRRAGRSVLYSPTDAGRTVVDAATAAGTRLPRTQPAGAARRA
- a CDS encoding MFS transporter; the protein is MQTYGALFRTPEFPPLFAVACAGASASTIGGLALATVVYAGTGSPLLSALSMFGPAAAQLLGATLLLSTADRVPPRAALASVAALSALCLAVLAIPGLPLAAVFAVLGVMGLVASVGGGVRLGLLTEVLPADGYLLGRSVLNMSVGSVQILGFSIGGVLLSVVPAHGVLLIAAGCQLLGAMIAAFGLRSRPPRASGRPSVAATWRANARLWSSVPRRYVLVALCVPNGLIVGCEALFVPYAPAHAGVLLAAAAVGMLAGDVLAGRVLPREWRARAGGFLRLLLAVPYLLFALGLPLWLAAVLIAVASVGYSGTLVLQERLIALTPDDLRGQALGLHSSLMIGMQAVGAAIAGGAAELTGSAASGITVMAVLSISVTVLVAAGLRTPLPRPAAAHP
- a CDS encoding GNAT family N-acetyltransferase, with product MDYRRAVSLTELHEAAGCEPVSWGPERTRDWWRAWTASSRVSGAEFRVLARDAAGGCVALWLIDANPPVVYLGADGEAAVIASDVDDYAALLAAGVPPAAGVPAPLPSVRAAQETYPEFPAHARRLRPGPAIRLATVDDDLSEQITAMGYDVPAPDVAARLRALPENGHVVYVAVTDRVAGWIHVLITHSLIAGVRAELGGLAVTAQGSGAGTALLATAERWAARHGATSVYVRSGAHRTEAHGFYERRGYTIVKTQLALTKPLA
- a CDS encoding bifunctional 5,10-methylenetetrahydrofolate dehydrogenase/5,10-methenyltetrahydrofolate cyclohydrolase, which encodes MSARLLPGKPVADAVLEDVTARVAALKAKGVTPALATILVGDDDASAGYIRIKQKQADELGFVSPHAHLPGDVTQDELERVIRGFNDDPDVHALLVQYPIPGHLDYDRALQVMNPDMDVDGLHPLNMGRLALGLPGPLPCTPAGIEALLAHYDIPVAGREVVILGRGATLGRPLAMLLAQKRPTANAAVTVVHTGVPDWARYTQRADVLIAAAGVPGIIQPEHVKPGAVVVGGGVRYEGRRILPDVDESCAEVAGAITPRVGGVGPTTVAMLFRNAVAAAERATA